In Miscanthus floridulus cultivar M001 chromosome 5, ASM1932011v1, whole genome shotgun sequence, one genomic interval encodes:
- the LOC136453566 gene encoding sedoheptulose-1,7-bisphosphatase, chloroplastic: MEIVATRSPACCAAVSFSQSYRPKACRPPTTFYGESVRVNTARPLSARQSKAASRAALNTRCEIGDSLEEFLTKATPDKNLIRLLICMGEAMRTIAFKVRTASCGGTACVNSFGDEQLAVDMLANKLLFEALEYSHVCKYACSEEVPELQDMGGPVEGGFSVAFDPLDGSSIVDTNFTVGTIFGVWPGDKLTGVTGGDQVAAAMGIYGPRTTYIVALKDCPGTHEFLLLDEGKWQHVKDTTTIGEGKMFSPGNLRATFDNPEYDKLINYYVKEKYTLRYTGGMVPDVNQIIVKEKGIFTNVTSPTAKAKLRLLFEVAPLGFLMEKAGGHSSDGKQSVLDKVINELDERTQVAYGSKNEIIRFEEALYGSSRLAAGATVGVAA; the protein is encoded by the exons ATGGAGATCGTCGCCACGCGCTCCccggcctgctgcgccgccgtgtCCTTCTCCCAGTCGTACAGGCCTAAG GCGTGCAGGCCGCCGACCACGTTCTACGGCGAGTCGGTGCGGGTGAACACGGCGCGGCCGCTCTCGGCGAGGCAGTCCAAGGCGGCCAGCCGCGCGGCGCTCAACACCCGGTGCGAGATTGGAGACAGCCTG GAGGAGTTCCTGACAAAGGCGACTCCGGACAAGAACCTCATCAGGCTGCTCATCTGCATGGGGGAGGCCATGAGGACGATTGCGTTCAAGGTCCGGACGGCGTCCTGCGGCGGCACCGCCTGCGTCAACTCCTTCGGCGACGAGCAGCTGGCCGTTGACATGCTCGCCAACAAGCTCCTCTTTGAG GCTTTGGAGTACTCCCATGTGTGCAAGTATGCGTGCTCTGAGGAAGTCCCCGAGCTGCAGGACATGGGTGGCCCAGTTGAAG GCGGCTTCAGCGTTGCATTCGATCCCCTCGACGGCTCCAGCATTGTTGACACGAACTTCACCGTCGGAACCATCTTCGGAGTCTGGCCCGGCGACAAGCTGACTGGCGTCACCGGCGGCGACCAGGTCGCTGCCGCGATGGGAATCTACGGCCCTCGCACGACTTACATTGTCGCCCTCAAGGACTGTCCTGGGACACACGAGTTCCTCCTCCTTGACGAAG GTAAATGGCAGCATGTCAAGGACACCACGACCATAGGGGAAGGGAAGATGTTCTCTCCTGGTAACTTGAGGGCAACATTCGATAACCCTGAGTACGACAAG CTCATCAACTACTACGTCAAGGAGAAGTACACATTGCGCTACACTGGAGGAATGGTTCCCGATGTCAACCAG ATCATAGTGAAGGAGAAGGGCATCTTCACCAACGTGACGTCCCCAACGGCGAAGGCCAAGCTGCGGCTCCTCTTCGAGGTGGCGCCTCTGGGCTTCTTGatggagaaggccggcgggcacaGCAGCGACGGCAAGCAGTCGGTGCTGGACAAGGTGATCAACGAGCTCGACGAGCGGACCCAGGTGGCCTACGGGTCCAAGAACGAGATCATCCGGTTCGAGGAGGCCCTCTACGGCTCGTCCAGGCTCGCCGCCGGCGCAACCGTCGGCGTTGCCGCCTAA
- the LOC136453567 gene encoding small ubiquitin-related modifier 1-like, whose product MSTPPPPPPPSNVGHGDEEERGMGAEEESPGMATKTLKAKAGKDGGALINIKVHGQTADDVFFRIKRDVKLRRLMDMYYGKHSLHPKAVLFLDPRSRYIRPNQTPDEVGLEDGDTIDIILT is encoded by the coding sequence ATGtcgacgccgccaccgccgccgccgccgtccaacgTAGGTCACGGGGACGAGGAGGAGAGGGGTATGGGAGCTGAGGAGGAGAGTCCGGGTATGGCCACGAAGACGCTGAAGGCCAAGGCAGGCAAGGACGGCGGTGCCCTCATCAACATCAAGGTGCACGGCCAGACCGCGGATGACGTCTTCTTCCGCATCAAGCGCGACGTGAAGCTGCGACGGCTCATGGACATGTACTACGGCAAGCACTCGCTCCACCCCAAGGCCGTCCTGTTCCTGGACCCTCGTAGCCGCTACATCCGGCCCAACCAGACGCCCGACGAGGTCGGCCTCGAAGACGGCGACACGATCGATATCATTCTCACATAG